One part of the Lapillicoccus jejuensis genome encodes these proteins:
- a CDS encoding glyoxalase encodes MEMRLHHVQVSCPAGSEDDLRAWYGGVLGLVEVSKPPVLAARGGVWFRAGEAPGGLELHCGVEDGFRPARKAHPGIAVADVDALAAAVAAAGGEIRWDDSIPGLRRFHTDDPVGNRLEFQQA; translated from the coding sequence ATGGAGATGCGGCTGCACCACGTCCAGGTCTCGTGCCCGGCGGGGTCGGAGGACGACCTGCGGGCCTGGTACGGCGGCGTGCTCGGGCTCGTCGAGGTTTCGAAGCCGCCCGTGCTGGCGGCGCGCGGTGGCGTGTGGTTCCGCGCGGGCGAGGCGCCCGGTGGGCTCGAGCTGCACTGCGGCGTCGAGGACGGCTTCCGCCCCGCCCGCAAGGCGCACCCCGGGATCGCGGTCGCCGACGTCGACGCGCTCGCGGCCGCCGTCGCGGCCGCGGGCGGCGAGATCCGTTGGGACGACTCGATCCCCGGGCTGCGCCGGTTCCACACCGACGACCCGGTCGGCAACCGGCTGGAGTTCCAGCAGGCCTGA